The Sulfurihydrogenibium azorense Az-Fu1 genome contains the following window.
GCAAAAATACCACCTTTTATTAATGTCCTATGAACATCTGCAACCATAGAACCAATATATCTTGAAGTGTAGCCTTCATCTTTCAGTGATTCAACATACTCCTTTAACCCTTTGTCTATCCATTTTTTGTCGTTAGATTCGTTAATTGAGTATATTTTTCCTTTCTCAGGTATTTTCATGTTAGGATGGGAAAGTAAGTACATTCCTACAGAAGGGTCTAAGGTAAATCCGTTTACACCGTTGCCTGTTGATAAAACAAACATAGTAGAAGATCCGTATATAACGTACCCTGCAGCTACCTGTTTATAACCTTCTTGTAAAAAGTCAGATACGTCAGAGTTTACTCTTTTATGAATAGAGAATATAGTTCCTATACTTATGTTCACATCTATGTTTGAAGATCCATCTAACGGGTCAAAAGCAATAATGTACTTAGCATCTTTTCCTTCTTCTGGAAAGATTGGCTCGTCTAACTCTTCAGATGCAAGGGCAAAAAACTCTCCCGATTTAGATAAGTACTGGATAAGTATATCGTTTGCAAGTTCATCTAACTTTTGGACTTCTTCACCTTGTATGTTTGTTTTACCTGCTTTACCTAAAACATCTACAAGCCCTGCCATTCTAACGTGAGACGCTATAACCTTTGTAGCAGACTCAAGTGCAACTAAAGCCCTTGATAGAGAACCTGTTGCATTTGGATACTTTCTTTCTTCTTCTAAGATAAAATTGTTTAAATCCATCTTTAGGCCTCCGCCAACTTTTTATACTCTTTTAATTTTGGTATAAACCTTTTATCTGTTATTCTTTGGTATATGTAATGAAAATCTAAAACTTTGTAGTAGGACTTTACAATCATTTTTACAAGATCACAAACCAAATCGTCTCCTTCTACACAGTACTTCATCATATCAAGTATTAAATCTTCTAAGGATATTACATTTAAGATTTCTTCTTTATCTACTTCTATCTGGTTTAACATTCCTGTTAAAAGGTGAAAATCTTTACTTACTTCTATATTTATATCGTCCTTTAACCACAAATCACCAAACCTTTGATAACCAAGGTCTGAAAGTACTTTCTCTAAAAGAGGAATATCAAGGTAAAGTAAAGATATGATGTTAGCAGGATACATTCCTTGTGT
Protein-coding sequences here:
- the fbp gene encoding class 1 fructose-bisphosphatase; amino-acid sequence: MDLNNFILEEERKYPNATGSLSRALVALESATKVIASHVRMAGLVDVLGKAGKTNIQGEEVQKLDELANDILIQYLSKSGEFFALASEELDEPIFPEEGKDAKYIIAFDPLDGSSNIDVNISIGTIFSIHKRVNSDVSDFLQEGYKQVAAGYVIYGSSTMFVLSTGNGVNGFTLDPSVGMYLLSHPNMKIPEKGKIYSINESNDKKWIDKGLKEYVESLKDEGYTSRYIGSMVADVHRTLIKGGIFAYPADVKSKNGKLRLLYEASPMAFLITQAGGYATTGKEDILSIKPNDIHQRVPVFLGGKYEIEKLKEFLKDG